From the Leptospira sp. WS60.C2 genome, one window contains:
- a CDS encoding ABC transporter ATP-binding protein: MEPFAIEMKNVHKAFGKRKILRGMNIQVKQGETMVILGPSGTGKSVSLKHITGLLDPDEGDCQIFGESIVQANEKKREVIRSKLGVLFQSGALINWLTVYENVALPLREHKIADGPELDRIVMEKLQWLDLVPAKDTLPSNISGGMKKRVGLARALTSQPKIVLYDEPTSGLDPVMSNVINDLVIRLQKELGLTSIVVTHDMNSAYRIADRISFLYEGKVQFCGTPEEIQASKDPVIQQFIHGNTVGPMILDHSELKKGKSN; the protein is encoded by the coding sequence ATGGAACCATTCGCGATTGAAATGAAAAATGTTCATAAAGCCTTCGGGAAACGAAAGATCCTAAGAGGAATGAACATCCAAGTCAAACAAGGAGAAACCATGGTCATCCTTGGTCCCTCTGGAACTGGAAAATCGGTCAGCTTAAAACACATCACAGGTCTTCTCGACCCTGATGAAGGTGATTGCCAAATTTTCGGAGAATCGATCGTCCAAGCAAATGAAAAAAAACGCGAAGTAATTCGATCCAAGTTAGGTGTTTTGTTCCAATCGGGTGCTCTCATCAACTGGCTCACGGTATATGAAAATGTCGCCCTCCCTTTGCGAGAGCATAAGATTGCGGATGGACCTGAACTGGATCGAATCGTGATGGAAAAATTACAGTGGTTGGATTTGGTTCCCGCCAAAGATACCCTTCCCAGCAATATATCAGGTGGTATGAAAAAACGTGTGGGACTGGCTCGTGCCCTGACTTCTCAACCCAAAATCGTTTTGTATGACGAACCTACCTCCGGTCTTGATCCCGTGATGTCCAACGTCATCAATGACCTTGTGATCCGATTGCAGAAGGAACTCGGTCTAACCTCCATCGTGGTCACACATGATATGAACTCAGCGTATCGAATTGCGGATCGCATTAGTTTTTTGTATGAAGGAAAAGTTCAGTTTTGTGGGACACCAGAAGAGATCCAAGCGTCAAAAGATCCCGTCATCCAACAATTCATTCATGGAAACACAGTGGGACCAATGATCCTCGACCACTCCGAATTAAAAAAAGGAAAATCAAATTGA
- a CDS encoding MlaE family ABC transporter permease: protein MIRMYRKTLEPLLYAIGYTVLLLFRAVGQSHQLYFKRKEILEQMFIAGVGSLFVVSIVSVFTGMILGLNTGLGLRDFGAEGQIGLLLTITLTREMAPFMTSLILAASVGSAMAAEIGTMKVSEEIDALEVMSISPVRYLVMPRIVGFSIMVPVLCVYSSALGILGGGIVGHFQLGIDIISYFQDVYYRISSIPGLKDLYVGLLKGYVFGVSIATISCSQGLRTEGGAIGVGQTTRKAVVTSFLMVIFSGYVLTALFYK from the coding sequence ATGATTCGTATGTATCGTAAAACATTAGAACCACTGCTGTATGCGATCGGTTATACAGTTTTGTTACTCTTTCGTGCAGTTGGCCAATCCCATCAATTGTATTTCAAACGAAAAGAAATTCTAGAACAAATGTTCATTGCGGGAGTTGGCTCTTTGTTCGTCGTGTCCATTGTTTCTGTTTTTACAGGCATGATCCTTGGACTAAATACGGGTCTTGGACTCCGTGATTTTGGAGCAGAAGGTCAAATTGGACTTCTCTTAACCATCACACTCACAAGGGAAATGGCTCCCTTCATGACCTCTCTCATCCTTGCAGCATCTGTCGGTTCCGCAATGGCAGCAGAAATTGGAACCATGAAAGTTTCAGAAGAAATTGATGCTTTGGAAGTGATGTCCATAAGTCCTGTTCGCTACCTCGTGATGCCAAGAATTGTTGGTTTTTCGATCATGGTTCCCGTACTTTGTGTGTATTCTTCTGCCTTAGGAATCTTAGGTGGTGGAATTGTTGGTCATTTCCAATTAGGAATTGATATCATCAGTTATTTCCAAGATGTGTATTATCGCATATCGTCCATTCCAGGGCTCAAAGATTTGTATGTAGGACTTCTTAAAGGATATGTTTTTGGTGTATCCATTGCCACTATCTCATGTAGCCAAGGGTTACGAACGGAAGGTGGAGCTATTGGAGTGGGTCAAACCACAAGAAAGGCAGTTGTCACTTCGTTTCTAATGGTTATCTTTTCTGGTTACGTGCTCACAGCCTTATTTTATAAATGA